aggcagcagaagtAGGACCTTTCATCAGTGGTGAGCATTTGAGCTGTTTGAGGTCTAAATAAGTTTCATTTTGCTCTAAAGTAGAAGGCTATGCCACTGCAGCTTCATCTTTACAGATAACAAAATTAGTATGTGTAAAACCAGCATGGAAATATCGGATACGCCTTGAGTATTTCAACTGCAATGCAAACGGTGTAAAAGCAACCACACACAAAACTAGAAAAACAGTTGTTCCATAAGGAAGCACTTCCCTTTACATGACAGGAGTCACCAGACACGATGAGTTGCCTCATCTGTATGGTAAGAAATTAATTAACAGCACAAGCTGCTACCTTCCAAAGGAATAGGTATAAATTTCCTCTTTCACTTAAAGGTAAAAGGGTTTGTGGCTTCCATGGAAGCAGGTAAAGGAAATAGTTTGTCATGTGCACATACAGCCAATAAGtgtgaaaaacacaaacatcagTACTCTACatgtttgggtttatttctttAAGGAAGAAGCAAACAGGAACAAAAGAATCATCCAGTACTCATTTCAAATAGTTAATGTGCTCCACAAAGCTTTCAGCTGGCTCTGCACCAACCAGAAAGAAACTGGAAACTACAAGCAGAGATACCGGTTTTCCATCTTTGATGAAGGGAAACCAGGTTTTAACTGCTGTTTGAAAAAGTAATAGCCTTGGAATAATATGCGTATAAAGCAGTAGCCTGTAGGAAATTTAACAATGAATCAGCTGCCTCCTACTCAGGCTGTGGACAGGCAGTATTTTTTGGACACTGCATTAGGGATAGAAGTTGCCTTTTTACTGCCAGCCTTTGCTCATCAGCTTGACACTGCCAATTCTACAGTAGGAGTTTGCAAATGAATACACCCTACATTTACAGTAGACCAACTTAATTCTATCACAGTAAGTTGAGAAGAGGTCCCACAACTATTCTCCTGGCAGACCTGGAAGAGGGTTGTGGACAGCAAAAATGGATGCTTGTGGAGCATGTGTATGTATACACCAACAGAAAATGGATGCTGAGGAATAAAGTTCTTGCATTTAACATGGATAAGGCTATATAGATAGGCAGTTACCACACAGTGGTTAGCACTGTGTGTTTTAAAACTTACAACACTGAAAGTTACAGAAAAGAAGTAGTCCTCTCCCACCAAAACATTcacaagaaagggaaaaactTCAACAGATAAAACCATGCCTTTCTGTAAGGTAAATAAAAGGAGTCACCTACAACGACTACTTTTTAATCCAACGTTTACCTAAGGAAGTACTACCTGATAAAACTGGATCTTCCCTCTCATGCATCCAGCATGAGACCTTTATACCAAATGGCTGAGAAACATGAGTCATCTTATAGATTTTGCACTATAGTAACAACTGACTTCATAACCCTGCATGCCACCAGCTTTACAGCGCGGAGTCAGAGCAGGAGAAAGGCAGTGACATGACTGCCCTGAACATACATGTTGTTCAGGGGCATCCAACTGTGCAATAAGACAGGCACTACCAGGGTGTGCAGCCATTTATTTGGGAGGCTGTAGGTCCCTCTCATCGTCATAGCTTCTCAGATTAATCTTCTATAGTGTGACTTATTTTAATGCAGGCACTTCACTTCCTTTCAAGTTGAATATATTTATCAATTCCTGCAAAACTCAAATGAATGTACTCAAGAAAAATATGATCAACAGTTCAGCATTACTTAGGAATCAAAGGCCTATTTTGGAACCGAaaaattctcattaaaaaaaactttagtatggaaaataaaagattgGACAAGTGGCTCAAGGAAAACATATTTCCTGCATTCTTGCCcagggcggggtgggggggcgggggcATGGTTGCTTCCAAAATTAATACTGGAAGTTTGCtaatattttcacttttccaaTACCTGCAAGGCTTGGCACTGCTTATTATTACCACCCTGTGATAGaaagcaattttaattttttttctttgagtgcTTTCAAGTAATTCTAGAAAGTGTGTTACCTGAAGCATCAATTAAAAACCAGAAACACTCTCTTCTTTCTAATGATACTGAAGTTTTTAACTGAAAAGTACTTACAATTTTCCAAGACTGGCTCTGTTACTCACTGAAACATTTCAAACTCcacaaaacagaatataaagcatgGTTTACGGTAAACTAAAAAGATCTTTATTTCTACAGCATGAGTCTCTTTGTCTACATTGGATTTCGAGCTCTTAATAACAAGAAACAATTGAAAAGACTGCTAATATTAAGGGACATTTCAGAGTGAAATATTAATCCTTGGGCTACAGAAGGTCTTTCTTTTAGGGGAATGCAAAAAACTGATAGCGATTATTCCAGGCTGcataatatttttgtaattatgGGATTAATCACACCAGATGACTATTCATTTTATGACttgctgtttaattttaaataactttttttgttttaaatgctcACACAACTCTTCCTTGTACAAAATTCCCAGCAGTACAACTTAATTCTTACAAAGCAGCCACTTCAAAAGGAATTAAGATCTAATAGGACATGTATGCATTAATACTAGTTGAAATGTAACTATTTGTTGACATTGATTTTCAAcaattcaaatatttctgtctaAAAATGATTCTTTTATTGTAATACATAAAACAGAAGTGGCTAGTACTGTAGTCTTTTCCTCATTGTAACATCCAATTGACAGTAATCAAGACAAAAACCAAATAcatactttaaaaacatttttctcctcaaattTAATGTTAGGCTGAACAAAGTCTATGTAACACACTACTGGAGAGAATGCATGTCAGCATACTGTAATTAGCATGCTACCGGGACATACTATATTTAACTTCCATCCTCTGtaacaaacatgaaaatattcagTTTAAAGAGATGATACCACAAACCTGAGCATCTGCTCCACCTGAGGCAAATTTTTCACCACTTTTTGAAAAAgccacagacagcacagatccctgaaagaaaaaattagcATACAGTGAAATTACACTGTTACTGTAATCATggtattttaaagcaaacagaaaaatacttatGCAGTTATCTAAcacatttttcaataaaataaggAACAATAACTTTCACAAAAATTTTGCAAAAATGATAACTTGATTGAAGATTTAATATTGCACATCTTTGCAAGATATTGCATTGCGATTACTGCAATCAATGCTGGGAAAATAGTGACATTTTCCTTATATTTTATGCTTTAACTCTGCAATGAGAAATTATCGAACACACATTACTCAAGACAATGCACCTGAGTAATTCGTTATTAAAAGTAGGGTTTCCTTTGCAttaggaggaaaggaagatgtCTGCCATTCTTCACAGTAGTTATCCCCCATAAGCCTCCCTCTCCTCAGAGAGCACTGTTTTTCAGTAGACAAAGACCAACATGCCAAACAATTTATTTTGACAGTCAAGAgagataatttttaattaattcaaaaCATGATCTATTATATAACATCAAGCATGCATACAATATTGACAAATGAATTGCATAGCCTTAGGTAAAATTGATGCATTTCCTTATGTACTTGCGACAAAGTGTATTAATACAACACTTTGCTGTCCACTATAGTTTATCTCCAAATTGAAAGATAAAAGACACAACATCATAAGTACCATGTTCCCTTTGAAAAGACATTGAAGAAGCTATTAAGATCTCCATACAAATAGATTATGTATACCTTGTGTCCATGAAGAGTGTAAATAAGTCTTCCTTCTAAGATGTCCAAAATCTTAAGTGTACCATCAGTAGAAGCAGTGATGAGATAGTTACCAGAAGGATGGAATGATACACAATTAACTCCCGCTCTGTGAACTAATTTACAGAAGACAATATTCAAAGACCATAGGTATCTACTAAGAGtaaacatatattttctttgctcttctctacTTCTAAAGAACTTCATTTAAGAGAAAAGCAACTGAAGTGTTGGGGACATAGTAGACTCTACAAAGTACTTGCTTAGTTCTgttctaaaaattaaaagcagcactGCAAAGGAATAATCAGGATGCAGCGTGGATTTACTACAAAAAGATTACTCACAAAATGCCAACAAAATCTGTTTGTCCACTTTCCCCAGTAAAGAGTGAAATCATATAATCTAAATAAACTACATTTAATTGCAAAATATAACAAACTACATTGTCTTTACCGTTGTAATGCTGCAGTAGCTTGTTCATTCGAATATCCCACAGTTTCACTGTATGATTGGAACCTGCAGAAGCTATACATGTGCCACTTGGGTTGAAATCCACAAAATTTGCAAATCTAAgtataattaatgaaaatagaTTGATTATGAGTTGCCAAACTTGTGTGGAATCCACATGTATGGAAACTCAAATAAGATATTTCAATTGAAATAAACATGAGAAAACAAGATCTGCATTATAAATCAGACTGTATAATTTGACTTTTGTTAAAAAGATACTATTATTGTCCTGACTCAAAGCTTCACACCTTGTGTTGGGGTACAAAGGTCCTACAAGGATGTCTGTAAAGAGTTCATAAGCAGcatgtaaaataatttattctaagAACAGAATATCTAGCTGTAACAACCTTTTAGCTTGTAAAAAGGATAGAGGTGGAAGTCATGAAATTAGCAAAACACATATACAAAAATACATTCTATTGCCTTTGTTAATTAAAACTCTGGTTCCAAGTTGTTTAAGAAAACTGCAGATAAGTAAAAGCAAGTGTTTTCAAAACCTAAATAAGGCAGGCCACAGATGCTCACAGAATACTGCTTTCATCAACAAGTAGAGAATTCTAAAACATCTCTTGTCGAAATATCCAATATCAAATAGCATTATCGAAATGGAGGCAAAACACAAAatctgtcaaaaaaaacccaaacaatctGACTTCTCTCTGGCTTACTTCTTGACTGTAGGAAAACAACTGTTTAACCTCTttagaaaaacacaaaatgaattattttagttCACATAGGTGGTAGAAGTTTGATCTGTTTTCAGACATAACATAATACATATTAAAGCCATAAACCATTAGTTTAATCTCATTAAAATTATACAttcacatttctcttcttttgtagTAACACTCACCCTTCATAATCTAAGAAGCTACCAACACAAGTTCTATTTCTCGTATCCCAGATCTTAACAGAATTATCCTCACTGCAAGATGCTATTAGCCTTCCATCACGTGAAAATCTGGAACATACGAGTGCGTGCATTACTAAATCAATACTATCTAGGTTATCATTAGAGACATAAGTAGCAAAACACTAGAACCAAGAAAGTATCTTCAGAATTAAAATGTGTAACATTCAAGGAACGTTTGAATTCTTCATGTTTCTCATGGAGTAataaaactgaacagaaaagcttctcctccagctttccCCACTCCCATTTCACCATCAACTACAGTTAAAAATGGAGTCATAAGCAGGGGAGCTAACAGCAGCCTATTTCTGATACCAAAGAGATTATTATAGAAAACCATAGCCAAAaagacaaagaggacacagtgGAACCTTGTGTTCAATTTTAACCTACATATATATTCTCCTGTGAGTTCTCTCCAGCCTTACAAACTGTCAGTAAAACATTTATGATTATTACTAGACCAGCAGATTAggtttttaaacaggaaaactgaTGTATCTACAATTTCACCAATCCTTATTATTTCTGATATTGAGCAACTGCTTAAGGATATTAGAACACCGTTCAAGAGCATCTGCATCAGATTTCCTACAGCTTTTCTTCTCAGTGATCAAACTTCGGAACTTCGTAGTGGTCTGCACTTCTCCAGTGCTGAATTTCCTTCTCAAGAGGTTTAAATCAGGCCTCTGAGCTGCAGATTTTCCATTAAtatgtcaaaaaaaaacccagcaaaaacCAATCTTTTCCTGTCTCTGAGAAGCTATCCTGCCTTTAAACAGGGTACAAATCTTAAATTGCAGTACAAAGACcttttcttttaccttgtccAGTTTTCTAAGTTTAACTCATTTTGCCTCATGATCGTTCTTTTATGCCACTACTGTTCCAAGAATAATTGAGAAAACCCCTACCATGCATAATAAATATAGAAACAAGTGAATGCTGTGAAATAAGTTAATACAAGACAAAACCACACAGTACTGGGGAAACAGACAGGATACCAAGTGAAAATAGATACAGGAGACactatttgtcttttaaattagAAGAACTGACACCCAGCAACAGATTTAATATGTACACATATTAACACTGACCAAGCTTTCAGACTTCATCTAGGAGACAAAAAACATGTGTGCATGGTTGATTTATTAAAACTTTATTATCAGTGACAGATCATCACTTATTATTCACAGATTTTTCTACTCCTAGTTCTGTCCTGGGAAATAAAACCCCTTTGTCGagatttctatttctttataactagaacaaaaaaaaatgcttacttCGCACAGAGAACCCAATGAGTATGTTGaaatagggaaaaataaaggCGCTGTCGTTGAACACTCCatatttttattgatttatCATTGGATGCTGAAACTAGGAAGTGGCCGTCATCTGAGAAGCTCACGCTACGAACAGATGCAGTATGACCTTTCAGTACTGATGATTCTCCATGACTGTgacaaaagacagaagaaaatcatATTCAACTGAAAGAGTTTAAAATCCCATAAAACTGGAAGTTCAAATGTGTGGAATGTTATCCAAATGAAAAAGCAACACATACAGGCTTCATCCTAGTGTTGCCAATACTTTTTGTCTTATTTGTATATTCAATATCAGAATAACAGACTTTAAAGCATTTGTATTTAATATGatcattttggaaaacaatGCAATCAACTAGCAGCATTAGCTGCCATATAGTATTTGAAAGataatttattgtatttttgaCAATGTAATCTACAAAATGCTTAGAAGTTAAAGCCTTTCTAAGAACATTCTGAATAGCTTGTAATCACTACTAGTTGAAAAAAGtctaaaaagacaaaataattcaaattattttttcccacaactgttatttttgtttcGTTTGTCACTTGCCTCCCCATGATGAAGTGCAGACACACAATCCTTATTAAAAGGGATATATTATTTAATCCAGAAAAATACTACCAACCAGAGTCCTACACACATGAAATGTCTCAGTTgctatatttttctttggaaactaCCGAATAAAGAACTGTGCTGTTTATGCTCCCCAACCTCTGCTTCCATCAAagcccagggaagtggaaaggaaacagaaacttCCACTGGGTAAAGACTCCAATATTCACATTGTACCCTAATGAAACACAGCCAGCATCAACCAGTTACACTCACATGCAAGGAATCCACAGTCTGACAGTCCAATCTTGAGAAGCTGAAGCCAGTAGCTGCCCATTTGGTGAGAACTGTACGCTGGTCACTGCTCCTGCATGGCCTACAAATTTGTAAGCTCTGCATTGTCTCTTCAGCTTCCACACCATAAGAAACCTATCCAAAGAAGAGGTAGctggaaagaaatacaaagatacTATGAGTCTGCTCACTATtagtaaaaaaaaccagttaATAACTATGGATTTGGATTCACCAGTGAACTTACTGGATATTAGGGGGAGGGAGCATTTATTGAGCTTTAATGGATACTTGGCCTGACCAGAAGCCTGGCAGCCAGCAACACCAACAccaggcttttagaaggacatCAGAAGACTGGGATGAGTAAAGGATAATTCTTCACAGGTAGCTTTCCCACTTATTAAGCAAACTGGCTTACAAGTACTTTAAAGATATAGAACAAAAGAAACACGAAGCTAAACACCACACACATGTCATTAAGTATGAACCCAGATTTGGCATTTCCAAATGCTAAGAATGAGACATTCATTTACCAGTGATTCACTTTGATCTCCAAGATGGAATTTGTTTTAAGCATCAAGTGTTTAACTCTGAGAAGACTAGCTAAATTAAACTCATGATATCATTTCTAACACTTCAGATATACAGTGAATATCCAAATATGATAATTCTATTATCCtatttaaataccttttttatACTAACATT
This genomic window from Phaenicophaeus curvirostris isolate KB17595 chromosome 1, BPBGC_Pcur_1.0, whole genome shotgun sequence contains:
- the POC1B gene encoding POC1 centriolar protein homolog B isoform X2, giving the protein MVWKLKRQCRAYKFVGHAGAVTSVQFSPNGQLLASASQDWTVRLWIPCIHGESSVLKGHTASVRSVSFSDDGHFLVSASNDKSIKIWSVQRQRLYFSLFQHTHWVLCAKFSRDGRLIASCSEDNSVKIWDTRNRTCVGSFLDYEGFANFVDFNPSGTCIASAGSNHTVKLWDIRMNKLLQHYNVHRAGVNCVSFHPSGNYLITASTDGTLKILDILEGRLIYTLHGHKGSVLSVAFSKSGEKFASGGADAQVLLWKTNFDSFDYKEVLKHHIRRTHIDDPPHLLDIYPRSPHLHCEKLESVEINPTFDVTNMQTRDPPVMEIISSLSFSNRDDVGSEDLQYSSASVLATSSKSKSENESESAVHNVDKQTGISSSLGNALEQIVEQLDILTLTISILEQRLTLTEDKLKECLENQQKLLLQGRQEE
- the POC1B gene encoding POC1 centriolar protein homolog B isoform X1 — its product is MASAREDPVLIRPLRGHRAAVTGVAFHEDAAGLATSSLDRFLMVWKLKRQCRAYKFVGHAGAVTSVQFSPNGQLLASASQDWTVRLWIPCIHGESSVLKGHTASVRSVSFSDDGHFLVSASNDKSIKIWSVQRQRLYFSLFQHTHWVLCAKFSRDGRLIASCSEDNSVKIWDTRNRTCVGSFLDYEGFANFVDFNPSGTCIASAGSNHTVKLWDIRMNKLLQHYNVHRAGVNCVSFHPSGNYLITASTDGTLKILDILEGRLIYTLHGHKGSVLSVAFSKSGEKFASGGADAQVLLWKTNFDSFDYKEVLKHHIRRTHIDDPPHLLDIYPRSPHLHCEKLESVEINPTFDVTNMQTRDPPVMEIISSLSFSNRDDVGSEDLQYSSASVLATSSKSKSENESESAVHNVDKQTGISSSLGNALEQIVEQLDILTLTISILEQRLTLTEDKLKECLENQQKLLLQGRQEE